gaaactgacaccaataaatctataatattttttagtatttgtttATGTAGGAGTATTCTATACTCTATAGTaagaattataataattatagtaaATTATTTTCTCAGGTCCATTTTCTCAAACATCTCCACCTTCCTAATAGATCATCTTagctgtaaagagagagagagagagagagagagagagagagagagagcgttcaGTGTGATGCTCGCTCGAGCATTTAGGATCATCTTTGTGCTGAGATGCCTTTGGGAACCTCAGCACTGATTGGAAGTCCAATGCACATGACTTATTAAACACTGCTGCCACCTAGGGCCATTTGTAAGAGTTGGCCATTAGAGGAGCAGAAGTTCTCAGACCTTTTAGATCACATTCctccaatgaccaaactaaaattactaaaaagcaccacctacaagccatttcaaagaaacacatctcccacacacacatgcttatttatacacagtaaacTAGACCGGTAATCCACACATATactggtgcatcttaaaaaaaatacacacagagtgatctattttaagtctttatttttattattgtcgatgattatggcttacagccaatgaaaacccaaaaatcagtgtctcagaaaattgtattattatattagaccgtttggtccttttttttttggctgtatgGGCAGTGTTACAAGTCCTGATGGAAattgaaatccgcatctctgttaaagctgtcagcagagggaatcatgaagtgctgtaagattttgcgggaaaacaaaactgcactgactttagacttgataataaaacacagtggatcaacaccagcagatgacatgtctctccaaaccatcactgattggtggaaacttcacactagacctcaagcagtttggactgtgtttctctccactcttcctccagactctgctcccttcgatttacaaatgaaatgtaaaatttactgatgatcagtgatggtcagtttggagagacatgtctgtcatctgctggtgttgatccactgtgttttattatcaagtacaaaggcagtacagtgttttcctggaagatcttacagcacttcatgttttctttctgctgacaacttttatgaaattttatgagatttggatttcattttccagaaggACTTGGCTCACtgcttacacacacaaaaaaaacataaagcacCGTTAAActgaacattaaataaataatgagatCACAGAGTGGCTGTGTAATGGGGGCTTGCGAAAGCCGATCTGGTCTATAGTAATGAAAGAATTTGGTGAATctggtgaaactgaaactttgattaaatctgatttttatctttttttttagaaatgctcTTTGCGTTTTCTAGCAAGTTCTGGGATGTTCTGTAAACATACCAGCGTGTTCTTTGAGCAGATTCCCTTCAGTCAAAATCTAATGAGTTGCTTGAGAGACAAACCACAAAGTGACAGAGTCCAGGCCATTGCCCTAAAAAACCCAATTACCCAACAACATCCATTCACAACAGTGACATCAATCACACTGTGGATCTTGGTATATTGATCCACTTTGACACTCACACCATTTCACACCATTTTACATGTTTGATAGCTTCTGtgctaattaatattttaaataatttatttataatcataCTTCTTCCAGAGGGAAGAAGTTGGTCTGAGACAAACATCCTAAAGCTCGAGCTCTACAGCTTACAGCTTAAACAACCCAAAAATCTGACCCCAGAGAGGGACCAACATTCTTGCGTGCCCTTGCATGTCCAGAGTCTCACTCATTAGCCACCCTAACATCGGTCAGATGTTTACAGAAACTTCATTAGCTTCCAGCCCCAGAATGATAAGGAAGCTTGAAAAATAACATCAATGGTCCAGATAAGAAAAGACGAGCTGCTATTTTGGACGTCAAGAGCGATCACTGTTTACTGTACAGAGTATGGGAGTGAACTCACCACCAAAGGCGTCTGTATTGGGAATACCAATGTCAATGATTCTTCTTCAAAAGAACACCAGAACCAGTAAAACCTAGACCAGGCGATATTGCGAGAGACTTCAGAGCGATGGAGGGACTTCGATACTTGCTGCTCTACCTGTGCCTCAGTCTGGCTGGATCTTGCAAAGGGAAACCCATAGAAGAAGACGCAGATGTTCTCCAAACGCTGGAGGAGGACATTGAGGACGAGGACAAGTTGAATTCCAAGCTGGAGAAGTTCTTGGGAACTATGAAGGAAGACTTTCTGAGGATGCTGAACTTGTCAGGGGTTCCGCAGGAGCAGAGGAGGGTTCAGCCTCCTCCGTTCATGATGGAGCTGTATAACAAATATGCTTCAGATAAGTCCTCTGTGCCACGGTCTGATGTCATCCGTAGCTTCATCTTGCAAGGTATGTTCGCTTCTGCAACTTCCCTAAAACTTGCTACATTGAGTTACTACACTGAGTTGAGTTGCCAGTCTACCAGGTGCTCCTACATTGTGCCTAAGTTCATTGTCATTGACCCCCAGCCTTATATAGAGGAATAGAGGCAAGATACCACTACTCTTAGTACAGTAGTGTTAGACCAGAATTGACCAGTTTTATTCACAAAGTAAGGCTGTATTTGCAAGTTTTCATTTTAAGTCAGACTTTAATCAGGATTTAAATGATTGACCAAGTGTGCTCCTGCTTCATTAGAAGGAAATATTTTCAAACCCATCAAACTGGACTTTTTTGAGCAAGTTGGTCATTCTACATAATAAACTGgcaactttttaaacttttttttaagttaaagagtattataactattatttagaaaatgggagaaacacattatgacaaaaaaacttacagtataatgttaaaatatcagtatttactgtatttgtaagatcattaataaaacatattgtCATAAAAAAATTTAGGTCATCAATTAATTCATTATAAGATTATTCATTCAAGTTTCACATGACTTCTCTTCGTGCTTTTCGGATTAAACTGAGTgctgataaaaaatgaaataggtACTTGGtacttttttcatttctttgggGAATGTCCAGTTGTTGTAAGGTTTTGGACTTTTGCGATGGAGTTTATTTCTGAGCTGTTAGATATCAAACTACGATTATGTCCAGCTCTTTTGTTATGATCTGATGATTCTGGATTTCGTTTGAAGCTAATACAAATTAAGATTCTGATGGCAGGCTCAACAGCTGCGATAAAGGCTATTTTAAAGCAATACTATGAGCCTAATATTCAGTTGAGGAACATTTGGTTATAGtattttctgaacattttgagTCTGGAGCGGTCTACTTTAAGACCTGTTAGTAACTGGACAGATGCCATTTGGTTTGTGAAGGATCACATTTGAAAAGAGGGATAAGGGATGGGTCTTTTGTTTGTGATTagtgaatgtgtatgtattgGTGTGTGATTGTTGTAATTATTGTGAATCCAATTAATTGttattcacagaaaaaaaaaacattgtatcttCAATTAGTATTAAGGCTAACTGTATATCTTTTTGGAAAACAATCACACTCAGACAGTAACTTAACAGATGCAGAATCACGATATGGTCATTTATTATGTCTAgtattaaatgattttatttctaaCGATATATTGCCCTGACCTAGTCAGCAAGGAATTTGATCTGAGGTACAGAACAAATagttaaataaagctactttGGATTCAAGGCTGAGGCTAAATGGAGCATTAATCTTATTAAACTACTTATTTCAGGTACTTAGTGTACCAAATCTCAATCCCCAACTATTGGGAACACACATTCTTGTATTTTTCCTACTCTAACAACCCTCTCCCAGCTTATGATAGGCTAAATAATTGATGAGTTGGAAAGGGTCTGTTAGATTTCAacactggtttcctcccacaggccaAAACATGGTGATGGCAAATTGGATATTCTACAAAATTACTTAGAAAACTTGAacactctaaattgatctggtgcaTGTGGTATGTATGACTGTATGTATGACTTTGCTTatatatggattggcactctgtcctgggtaaatgctgtagtgcctgatgcagtcctccaggtgcacagttgtttctggttgagagtacgctgtctACTATTGGCTGacacttctcactggtgtgtggatgagtgctgagtaggaatggttgtgtgtaaaaatgtgattgtaaagcatccttgggtttctagaaagacactatataagtgtaacttcattcattcattcccaGCCCAAATCTTAAATATCTTATTTAGGTtaagattaggggtgggcgatatggatctaaaataatatcacgatatttcagggtatttttgcattaacgatatacttggcgatataggaaaacagaaaaataattaattcatttcaggaatatagtataaaagtataacagtataatcataatgtgacaaaataaataatatagcataaaataatataatgcagcaaataatattgtagaatatttagtgcatgcatataaactgcaaactaaaacaattatacaataaatacacctaaagcttcacagtaaataatagactaatttttaagacagaacagccctataatcatgatatggatttttaatattacgatatttctgtgtcacaatatattgtatacaatataatattgcccacccctagttaagaTCTTCTTTGCAGTTTGTGCCTTTCCTtttcaaaaaatctgatttaactcAACTGTTAAATTTCACTATCACTATATCTTTGGTtgattagttttggtttcacactgcagtttagagagTGGACTAAAGAGCTTTACGACATTGTGTCGCAATtagctatgtgggcggagtctctctatacttcatattaatctACTCATCTACTCTTTTagttggaccaaactctggtcctttggtacAGACCAGGATTCAcaccccctttcacacctgctatttggTTCAGAAAGTCTGGACCAAATAAGGCAAGTGTGAAAGCACCTCATAAGAGCAGGTTTGGTGACCATTCAAAACTATTTGGCAGCCCACAGCACTGGAAGGGTTGATCAGTTGTGTCATGTAAGTGtcctggtaactctgatgaacttatcctgtgcaacaaaaccTCTTGGTCTTCCATTCTgtgctggtcctgatgagtgccagtttcctcataatgtttttgatggtctttgctgctgcacttgaggatactttcaacgttcttgaaatgtttcgcattgactgaccttaattttttcttaaagtatttttttttctttacttagttgagtatttcttgcttcgcataatctggattagaacattactctaatagagctattattcactgtatacctgtaactctacctctttataactttacaactgatgctctcaaacacattattaagagaaaagaaattcaagtagttgactcatgacgagttcagcacagctgttaactgaaagcttgaattccaggtgactctacctcataaatctgtctgagaaaatccagccaagatgggcaaatctgtcatctaagctaccttgtttaacacttttttttttgtatactaaataattccatgtgtatttcatttcttcatagtttggtttACTTaagtattaataattaattaattttactgtagCTCTGTGAAAAGATAGATGGGTTGTTAAAATTATCCAACCCCCTTTTTggggttataaaaaaaaaaaaaattaagtttccaTATAAAATCTTCTATTATCAGTCTCCCACcaatgtgaagaacctttaaacacataaaaaaactataaagatCTGCGCTGTCATGGTCCTACattaaattaacacttattaaATTACTAAAGAACCCTTAAAGAACTCTTAAAGAACTAAAATTTCTTCTAATTTCTTGTATTTCTCTGCAGATGTGTCCCAACCCACTATCTACAAGAACAAGACCACACACAGACTACTGTTCAATGTTTCAGTCCCGAGTTTTGAAGAGGTCACACTGGTGCAACTGCGACTCTTCACGCTGTGGGACGGAGCTCAACCAGTCTGCAATGACGTTCTCGCGTCCATCTCCATTTATGACGTGGTGCACACGCAGAACCGAGAGATACTGCACCTTCTGGACAGCAAAGACATTACACGGGACATGGAAACCACCTGGGAGGCATTCGACGTAACGAGCGCCATCCACAGCAGGCTTCAATCGAGGTGTGGAGCAGGGGAGCTGGAGGTGGAGGTAGAGAGTGAAGGCTGCGGGTCGTTTAAAGGAGGGGGATTCAACATCAGCCTGGATTTGGAGAAGAACACCTCTCCCGTTCTGATCGTCTTCTCGGACGACATCGAGAACAGGAGTGTGAAGGCCAAAAGCGAGGTGAAGGAGATGATGACTCACGAAGACGAGAGCTTTCTGTTGAAGGTAGATGCTCTCGAGGACTCGGAGGCTGAGGTCCAGCTGGACCGACATCCCAGGAGAAAGAGGCAGGCACGCAAGAACTACTGTCGGAGAACCTCGCTGAGGGTGAACTTCAAGGATATCGGATGGGACCAGTGGATAGTGGCGCCACCAGAGTACGAAGCCTACGAGTGCAAGGGGGTGTGCTCTTTCCCCATGACCAATGACGTAACTCCTTCAAAGCATGCCATCATCCAATCTCTCATGCATCTAAGCAACCCGAAAAAAGCCAACAAAGCGTGCTGCGTTCCGACCAAGCTGGACCCTTTAACTGTTATGTACCAAGAGAACGGCGTCATCACTGTGCGGCACCTGTACGAGGAGATGAAGGTGGCTAAATGTGGCTGTAGATAATGAGATAAATGATCTCAGACCACATGACCACATGAACATACTGACTGTTAACAATACCTCTAATGTAATAGATCATCTTacaacatatatgtatatatatatagatatactgacatgccaaatatcatcGGAGATGTGATTAATATTCTCAAGGACAATTCACAAGGTTTAAGATGCTGCTGGACTATCGCGTCTaactcaaactctgataattcatgttGGTCATTGTTTAACCTCACACAATCACAAGATAATGCCTCACaacttacagttgcaagaaaaagtttgtgaaccctttgcaatttctgcataaattggtcattaaatgttttctgatcttcatctaagtcacaacaatagacaaacgcagtcttcttaaactaataccacacaaacaattatatgtttgcatgtttttttttttttaacacaacatgttaacatgtatgtgaagtattttataatataataacttataatttgtataatttaataactggttgatcctcctttggcagcaaaaacatcaaccaaacatttcctgtagttgcagatcagacctgcacaacagtcaggaggaattttggatcattcctcctcactaaactgtttcagtttagCACATTCTtcattcttgggatatctggtgtgaattgatcgctctcttgaggtcatgatgccacagcatctcaattgggttgaggaggTCAGGCGTATTTTGTTCTGTTGTAGCCGgtcagttgttgatttacttcaatgttttgggtcactgtcctTTAGCTTACACTTTAGgactcttcctcacctcattgatcattctgcactttgctcttgcagtcatctttacaggactttaccacacctagggaAAGTatcaacagtgctgaactttctccatttgtagagcatctattttaccgtggacacatgaagaTCAAGGATTTTAGGGATACTTTTGTAacactttccagcttcatgcaagtgaacaattcttgaacatagatcttctgagagcttgatttttttgtgtgaggcatgattcacatcaagcaatgcttcttaggaacagtaaactcaaaactggtgtgtgtttttaatagaGCGGGGcggctttaaccaacacatccaatctcatcacatcctgggtCATTAGCCTagggattcacatacttttccatgctcactgtgaatgttaacatgttgtgttcaataaaatcatgcaaacatataattgtttgtgtggtattagtttaagcagatggtgtttgtctattgttgtgactgaagataaagatgaagatcagaacacatttaatgacccatttatgcagaaatccaagttatCACAAAGGGTTCACATAATAATTCCTGCAACTGtatacaggtgtggatgttcCATTCATTACTTTATGCAACACATCATAAAAATTTACTTACTCTTCCGTGACTTTTTGGCACTTTTGTCAGTTTGTCTATagacagtcccctccaaaagtattgaaagaGTGAGACCAATccattttatttttgctgtagactgaaaacatttgcatTGGACATATGATGAATATGATGAATaagagacaaaagatcaacatttcagcttttatttccagatatttaTATCTGGaactgatacacagttcagaagctAGCACCTTTTATCTTTTATCCCACCTAATATAGGAATCGACGTGAGCTCCAGGTGCCATaactccagttgctgagtataatatgataaACCATATTCAGCCCAATTCCAATGGTGAGGTCCAGCTGATGCTGCAATACATCAGCCAAGCTCTTGGCGATTCTTTGTATCTGAATACATTCCTTCCAATCAGAACTGCCCACAGCTTTAATgtgtatttatgttatttatgtttgttatatccatataaaaatgctaaaatatattatttatgtttttttatgacacAGCCTAAACCAGGGTTCCTCCCCCACTTCACctactccacctacttcaccacTGTAGGCTCTCAAGGCTTTGTAGAAGTTACTATTCACAGCTATGCTAATGATCCTTATGACCCTCTTAACCCAGAGTCCTTTACATCCGACAACAGACTGTGTTCCAAAAGGCTCTCAGCCAAAAGGAAGTGAAGGAAGCAATGCATGACCCTCATCCCTCATACAGTAAACAACAGCAAggctgtatgtgtgtttttgtatatgtttttatatatatgtaagcACATGCCATCATTAATGCCTGTTGTCTTGTATTTGTGTctgcatgtactgtatgtacagcttgtaaataaagggaaaaaataatgTAAACTTTTGGAGGATCAATATCACAGTGGATAATTTAAATTGGTAAAACTTTATATTAAGggtgcattaattaacagtacttatgacagacaGAATATCTCAACCAATTAataactgacactagttaagacattattaattatacattttaactaatgtctcaatgtattaatatttacagcattttacatttacaccatttatatttattattattatatattgtaacGTGATTCTGTAATGAATCTAAACAGGTACTTTGGTAATTCATTCAACTTTTACTTAATCTAAGTCGACATCTGTCTTAAACACatcaatcagtcaacctttattttcactcgggaaaaaaaaacattgaggttGACcgtcatttacattacattacattacattacattacattacattacatttggcagacgcttttgtccaaagcgacttacaatagtcaagtacaatgtaaaataagtttaaaggtaaaacatctttggatagggataaaaggaggtcaaaggggaataataggatagaggagtgaaggaggggaagaaggaaatgaggttagaagtagttagtgtgttagaggtgttaagagagtaagtgctctttgaagagctctgtcttcaggagtttattaaagatagtgagagattctcctgatctggtagtggaaggtagtttgttccaccattggggaactctgtatgagaacagtctgaattgctttgtgtgaatgtttggcaaagcgaggcgacgttcactggaggagcgcagcggccgggaggtagcgtaagccttcaggagcgagtgcaggtaggaaggagcctgttctgtcatcaccttgtaggcgatagtaagagctttgaatttgatgcgagcagcaactggtagccaatggagctcaatgagcagcggggtgacatgtgcccgttttggctggttgaagaccagacgtgctgctgcgttctggatcatctggagtggttttactacacaggccgggaggccagttagcagggcattgcagtagtcgaggcgtgagatgacgaccgct
This genomic stretch from Astyanax mexicanus isolate ESR-SI-001 chromosome 15, AstMex3_surface, whole genome shotgun sequence harbors:
- the gdf2 gene encoding growth/differentiation factor 2; this translates as MEGLRYLLLYLCLSLAGSCKGKPIEEDADVLQTLEEDIEDEDKLNSKLEKFLGTMKEDFLRMLNLSGVPQEQRRVQPPPFMMELYNKYASDKSSVPRSDVIRSFILQDVSQPTIYKNKTTHRLLFNVSVPSFEEVTLVQLRLFTLWDGAQPVCNDVLASISIYDVVHTQNREILHLLDSKDITRDMETTWEAFDVTSAIHSRLQSRCGAGELEVEVESEGCGSFKGGGFNISLDLEKNTSPVLIVFSDDIENRSVKAKSEVKEMMTHEDESFLLKVDALEDSEAEVQLDRHPRRKRQARKNYCRRTSLRVNFKDIGWDQWIVAPPEYEAYECKGVCSFPMTNDVTPSKHAIIQSLMHLSNPKKANKACCVPTKLDPLTVMYQENGVITVRHLYEEMKVAKCGCR